The genome window GCATCGACGCCCTGGTGTCCAGTGCACCATTGGCTGGATACGTCGCCGTCTGCCCGAACCACGGTTGCATGGGCTCTCATGACCGTTCTACCTTTTGCCCCGCTCGGCATCTCCACAGCTACTCCCGGCGAAGTTTGTACCCAATACATAGTGCTGTCGTACTTCATGGTCTCTGCCTGGGCAGTAAACGCTAGACAGATTGCAAAAGCGCCAATGGCGCCGATATATATGTTTTTCATGATTGCTATCCCTTTCAGTTGCCATCCGTTTTGTAGGACTTCTAGCGCAGGAAATGGTATTACCCACACTGGCGCTTTGGTCTCAACAAAACATCAGCTGAAGAAGGGGCGCGCCAACACTCTCCATTGATACGTGTGTCTACGTATATAGTTCACAATTGCACATATTTGTTCGGGTGTGCAAGTCGTAAATTCCAAATCGGCAGACGACGCTAAAATACCGCTTTTTAGAAGTGTTTAACCGTAATTGCGTCCATGGTGTATCCGGCCCCATCAGGCTTTGATGCGACCCGCTCTGGCTGCCTCTAAAGCTGGACTGTTTGCGGTGCTCTTTAAAGCACCGCAAACAGCAAACAAAGTCGCCCTTAGCTCAATACTTCGCGAATCTCATCCATGATGGTCGCCTGCTCCTTGCGCGCGGCAAGGGCCGCTTCCATATCCACTTTCACGAACCGAACGGGCGTATTCGGCTGCAACTGGCCGATCAAGTCCATGTCGGCCGAAATAACGGCACCTAACATGAAATACCCCCCACCCGACACTGCATCACGGTGCAGTACGATCGGCTCGGATCCGCTGGGTACCTGTATTGATCCGTAGGGATAACAGGCGTCGGTGATGTTGGACGGGTCGGCGCCGGCACTGAACGGCTGTTCACGTTCCACAAACTCAAGTTTGCGCCCGCCCTGAAATCGATAACCCATGCGGTCGGCTTCGTTGGCGACTTTCCAGGTATCCTCAAAAAAATTCTTCTGGGCCTGTTCAGTAATTCGATGCCAGTAAAGCCCGGGCAGCACACGTATCTCGGCCGGGCTGGACGGGCCACGGCGTAGCGCTTTGGGTACCGATAATCCGTCTTTGACCGTTTTGCTGCTTTTGCCGAGCGGCAGCGAATCGCCGGGCTGGACAGGGCGGCCGTTAACACCGCCGAGCGCGCCAATGGCATAGGTCGAGCGACTGCCAAGGTGCATGGGGGTGGTGATGCCGCCGGAAATGGCAATGTAGATTCGCGCGCCGGATTTCAGAAAATCGAAGGACAGCACCTGGCCGGCTTTCACCGTAAAGGCGGTCCAGGTGTCACGAGCCTCGCCATCCACTTTCGGTGGCAATTCTGCGCCGCAGACGGCGACGGTCACATCCTGGGTGAATTCAAGTTCCGGCCCGACGAATACGGATTCGAGCCCGGCTGCTCCCTCATCGTTGCCAACAAGCAGGTTGGCGGTTTTGAGCGCTAGACGATCCATCGCCCCACCCATGGGAATACCAAGATGATAATAGCCCGGCCGTCCCAGGTCCTGGATCGTGGTGGCAATACCGGCTGAGATAACATTAATGGTCATACAGGGCCTCCATCAACTTGGCGTTGGTACCGTCCATATCGGCATTGAATTCGCTTAGCGAAAAGCGAACGTTTCGCATGCGGGGCATGAATTCACCCGCCTGCACTTGGGCAATCGCCGCGTCATACTCTTCCCGGTTGATTGGCTTAAACCTGACGATGTCCCCCGGCTTGAAGAAGACCATGAAGTCTTTGAGATAGGGAACATTCTGCTCAGGGTCGAAGATCGGCATCGGGGTAATGCCGAACATCTGGTAGCCGCCGGCGCCGCGAACGGAATAGATGCAGGAGAAACTGCCCCCATAGCCAACTGTCTGCCGTGGTGTGTCGGTGCGCGGGCTAAGGTATTTTGGTACCTGGATCTGACGCGACCGGTCGACCATCTGATAAAGAAACGGCAGACCGGATACAAAACCGACCATTGAGACGAACCAGGGTGCTCCGGAATGCGCCTCAATGAATTTCTCTACGCTGTCATAGCCATTGATTGATGCTGCGTATTCGATGTCGGTCCCGCTAGGGTCCTGATGGCGTTCGCGAAACCGCATCAGCGTATCGTGCGTCCAGGGATCCTGATAATAGACGGGAACTTCGATAATGCGCGTTTCCAGGACATTGTCGCCCTGCTCTGCCTCGGCTTCCAGTCGCTTCAATTCCTTCATCATGTCGTCGGGGTGAATCACATCCGGATCAAACTTGATCTGGAACGAGGCGTTGGCCGGGCAGATTTCGGTAACGCCCTTGATGTTGGCCTTGCGCACAGCGTTGGTCATGGACAGTGAGACAAAGAATGCCTCAAGCGACATTTCTTCGTCGACTTCTACGAAAACATGCTCATCGCCGCCAAATGTGTATCGACTACTCATGAGTTTGAGCCCCTTTTTGTTTGATGAGATCAAGGTTGTTTTCCAGCCACGGCTCCAGCCAACGGGTATGGACAGCATTTTGCTGCAGCTCTTCACTTTCGAGCAAAGCCTGGAACAGCGGCGCAGTGGTGGGCAGGCCCTCGATATGTAGCTCGCCGAGGGCGCGTTTGAGGCGTAGCAGTGCACAGTCGCGGTCTTCGGCCCAGACAATCAGTTTGCCCAGCAGCGAATCGTAGAAAGGCGGAACGGCATAGCCCGGATAGAGCATGTGATCGAAACGCACTCCCGGCCCGTCCGGGGTGAGCAAGTTTTCGACGATGCCGGGAAACGGCATGAAATTATTAGCCGGATCCTCTGCGTTTAACCGAACTTCGATGGCGTGCCCTGCTCTGCGTATTGTCTCCTGTGTAACACGCATCTTTGTACCGCCAGCGATCAAAATCATCTCGGCGACCAAGTCAAAACCACAGATCATTTCGGTCACAGGATGTTCGACCTGGATGCGGGTGTTCATCTCAATGAAATAGAAGTTTTCTGTCTCGTCGTCGTAGAGGTACTCGATGGTGCCGGCGCCCTTATAGTGGACGGCCTTTGCCAGCGCGACGGCCGAGCGGTAAAGTTTATCGCGAACCTGATCATTCAAGGCGACCGACGGAGCTTCTTCCCATACCTTCTGCCGGCGGCGCTGCAAAGAGCACTCGCGCTCAAAGAAATGCACGACGTTTTCGCCATCACCCAGTATCTGGACCTCGATGTGCCGGGCACGCTCAATGACTTTCTCTATATAGACGCCTCCGTCACCGAACGTTGCCGCGGCCTCAGAAGAAGCCTGGGGGGCAAGCTTCCGGAACTCATCCGCGTCATGAGCAACACGGATGCCGCGACCGCCCCCTCCGGCGGCCGCCTTGAT of Marinobacter sediminum contains these proteins:
- a CDS encoding biotin-dependent carboxyltransferase family protein, with protein sequence MTINVISAGIATTIQDLGRPGYYHLGIPMGGAMDRLALKTANLLVGNDEGAAGLESVFVGPELEFTQDVTVAVCGAELPPKVDGEARDTWTAFTVKAGQVLSFDFLKSGARIYIAISGGITTPMHLGSRSTYAIGALGGVNGRPVQPGDSLPLGKSSKTVKDGLSVPKALRRGPSSPAEIRVLPGLYWHRITEQAQKNFFEDTWKVANEADRMGYRFQGGRKLEFVEREQPFSAGADPSNITDACYPYGSIQVPSGSEPIVLHRDAVSGGGYFMLGAVISADMDLIGQLQPNTPVRFVKVDMEAALAARKEQATIMDEIREVLS
- a CDS encoding 5-oxoprolinase subunit B family protein, with the translated sequence MSSRYTFGGDEHVFVEVDEEMSLEAFFVSLSMTNAVRKANIKGVTEICPANASFQIKFDPDVIHPDDMMKELKRLEAEAEQGDNVLETRIIEVPVYYQDPWTHDTLMRFRERHQDPSGTDIEYAASINGYDSVEKFIEAHSGAPWFVSMVGFVSGLPFLYQMVDRSRQIQVPKYLSPRTDTPRQTVGYGGSFSCIYSVRGAGGYQMFGITPMPIFDPEQNVPYLKDFMVFFKPGDIVRFKPINREEYDAAIAQVQAGEFMPRMRNVRFSLSEFNADMDGTNAKLMEALYDH
- a CDS encoding acetyl-CoA carboxylase biotin carboxylase subunit, coding for MKNSGIQKLLIANRGEIAVRIIRAARDLGIASVVVYSDADAESRAVQMADETVNIGPPQAAKSYLSIDAILKAAKETGADAIHPGYGFLAENPDFADAVAAAGLHFVGPDGNTIRLMGDKAAARSESNKANVPTVPGSDGVIEDMDAAAKIAEDIGFPVMIKAAAGGGGRGIRVAHDADEFRKLAPQASSEAAATFGDGGVYIEKVIERARHIEVQILGDGENVVHFFERECSLQRRRQKVWEEAPSVALNDQVRDKLYRSAVALAKAVHYKGAGTIEYLYDDETENFYFIEMNTRIQVEHPVTEMICGFDLVAEMILIAGGTKMRVTQETIRRAGHAIEVRLNAEDPANNFMPFPGIVENLLTPDGPGVRFDHMLYPGYAVPPFYDSLLGKLIVWAEDRDCALLRLKRALGELHIEGLPTTAPLFQALLESEELQQNAVHTRWLEPWLENNLDLIKQKGAQTHE